One part of the Odontesthes bonariensis isolate fOdoBon6 chromosome 15, fOdoBon6.hap1, whole genome shotgun sequence genome encodes these proteins:
- the b3galt2 gene encoding beta-1,3-galactosyltransferase 2: MQWRRRHCCPIKMTCTVKRSLFRTHVAGLLSLALLFTFFLFFSHQDWLPGRSGLRENPLAYTIRGFRNPKGEANQSNSLRSLWRETGYIAPKPLLNLSSQQAEGAAGEPGGGGGGGGTRTGVMGLGDSMSTNNSLQKEMGVGGKLSAQPYRYILNEPFKCRDSKPFLILLIAAEPGQADARNAIRQTWGNESVAMGLGFVRLFLLGTGKSTDTLSQSSIEKESRFYHDIIQQDYQDTYYNLTVKTLMGMNWVATYCPHVSYVMKTDSDMFVNTEYLIQKLLKPDVPPKQKYFTGYLMRGYAPNRNKDSKWYMPPEVYPSERYPIFCSGTGYVFSGDMADLIYQASLSIRRLHLEDVYVGICLAKLRIDPVPPPNEFLFNHWRVSYSSCKYSHLITSHQFQPNELIKYWNHLQSNKHNACINVTKEKNSRYRHRKFHGERPP; the protein is encoded by the coding sequence ATGCAGTGGAGACGGCGGCACTGCTGTCCCATCAAGATGACCTGCACCGTCAAGCGTTCGCTTTTTCGAACCCATGTGGCTGGTCTGCTCTCCCTGGCTCTGCTCttcactttctttttatttttcagccaCCAGGACTGGCTGCCGGGACGCAGTGGGCTTCGAGAAAACCCACTGGCTTACACTATCAGGGGTTTCCGCAATCCCAAGGGAGAGGCCAACCAGAGCAACTCCCTCAGGAGCCTGTGGAGGGAGACAGGGTATATAGCACCAAAGCCTCTGCTTAACCTCAGCTCTCAGCAGGCAGAAGGGGCAGCAGGAGAGccaggaggagggggaggcggAGGAGGAACCAGGACGGGTGTAATGGGGCTTGGGGACTCAATGAGCACTAACAACAGTTTACAGAAGGAGATGGGTGTAGGAGGGAAACTCAGTGCTCAGCCCTACCGCTACATCCTGAACGAGCCCTTCAAATGCAGGGACAGCAAACccttcctcatcctcctcatTGCTGCAGAACCTGGGCAGGCTGATGCACGCAACGCAATCCGTCAGACATGGGGAAATGAGAGTGTGGCAATGGGCTTGGGGTTTGTTCGACTTTTTCTGCTCGGCACAGGAAAGAGCACAGACACCTTGTCTCAAAGCAGCATAGAAAAAGAAAGCCGATTTTACCATGACATCATCCAACAAGACTATCAGGACACTTACTACAACTTGACCGTCAAAACCCTGATGGGCATGAACTGGGTGGCTACCTATTGTCCACATGTCTCATATGTCATGAAGACTGATAGTGACATGTTTGTCAATACAGAGTATCTTATCCAGAAGCTGCTGAAACCTGACGTGCCACCCAAGCAGAAGTACTTCACCGGCTATCTGATGAGGGGCTACGCACCAAACCGAAACAAGGACAGCAAGTGGTACATGCCACCAGAGGTTTACCCAAGCGAGCGCTACCCAATATTCTGCTCAGGCACAGGTTACGTGTTCTCAGGGGACATGGCAGATCTGATCTATCAGGCCTCACTCAGCATACGCAGGTTGCACCTGGAGGACGTTTATGTGGGGATCTGCCTGGCTAAGCTGCGCATCGACCCCGTACCTCCTCCCAATGAGTTCCTCTTCAACCATTGGCGTGTCTCTTACTCTAGTTGTAAGTACAGCCACCTGATCACATCCCATCAGTTCCAACCCAATGAACTCATCAAGTACTGGAACCACTTACAGAGCAACAAGCACAATGCCTGTATCAACGTGACCAAGGAAAAGAACAGCAGGTACAGACACAGAAAGTTCCATGGAGAAAGGCCTCCATGA